The following are encoded in a window of Dictyostelium discoideum AX4 chromosome 6 chromosome, whole genome shotgun sequence genomic DNA:
- a CDS encoding hypothetical protein (Slime mold (D.discoideum) transposon DIRS-1, complete, clone SB41) — protein MSTTVNNNDASSSSTSASNSAESFDLRMKSMEDQINNLSLAFTRFMKEPMFSSNTNSRSQPSHDNSDTENEQSEDESSNNVDVPTDYQLSDTLLGQYKHMVNNQGLLVEEECILKKDEISELNKVFNFPSNFQVNVAPFGTPEGITVSSNVKNNDTDLLIVEKRINDSLKPLLLMSSMLSSDSSNVDVELISYLTQSAIVLAVNAQASLSRVRRNNIAKVIYGSEVLLPIKIKDTLKMFDESETERVRKLAKSIRKNNEAKQSLLKLNYHSKSNVKKSVNSSGNNTTGNSSNSKSSSGSNGRSNNFNGSPSNVASGSNNTKSANGTNNRFQKNKK, from the coding sequence atGTCTACCactgttaataataatgatgccTCTAGTAGTAGTACCTCTGCCTCTAATAGCGCTGAATCCTTTGATTTAAGAATGAAATCAATGGAGGATCAAATCAACAACCTTTCCTTAGCCTTTACTAGATTCATGAAAGAACCTATGTTCTCTTCTAATACCAATTCACGTAGCCAACCTTCTCATGATAACTCTGACACCGAGAATGAACAAAGTGAAGATGAATCAAGTAACAATGTCGATGTTCCAACCGATTATCAATTATCCGATACCTTACTTGGTCAGTACAAACATATGGTAAACAATCAAGGTTTACTTGTCGAAGAAGAATGTATCCTCAAGAAAGATGAGATATCCGAATTGAATAAAGTATTCAACTTTCCATCCAACTTCCAAGTGAATGTCGCTCCATTCGGTACACCTGAAGGTATTACTGTATCATCCAACGTCAAGAACAATGATACTGACTTGTTGATTGTCGAAAAGCGAATCAACGATAGCTTGAAACCTTTGCTTCTCATGTCAAGTATGTTATCATCTGATAGCTCTAATGTCGATGTAGAACTTATTAGTTATTTAACTCAGAGTGCAATCGTCTTAGCCGTTAATGCTCAAGCATCGCTTAGTCGTGTCCGTCGTAACAACATCGCTAAAGTAATCTATGGTTCTGAAGTACTCTTACCAATTAAGATCAAGGATACACTAAAGATGTTTGATGAATCTGAAACTGAACGTGTAAGAAAGCTAGCCAAGTCAATCAGAAAGAACAACGAAGCTAAACAATCattgttaaaattgaattatcattcCAAGTCCAATGTCAAGAAATCAGTTAACTCAAGTGGTAATAACACTACAGGAAACAGTAGCAATAGTAAATCCAGTAGTGGGAGTAATGGCCGATCTAACAACTTCAATGGATCACCAAGTAATGTTGCATCAGGTAGCAACAATACCAAGTCTGCCAACGGTACCAACAACCGTTTTCAGAAGAACAAGAAGTAA
- a CDS encoding hypothetical protein (Slime mold (D.discoideum) transposon DIRS-1, complete, clone SB41) — protein sequence MSTTVNNNEASSSNTSAYNSAESFDLRMKSMEDQINNLSLAFTRFMKEPMFSSNTNSRS from the coding sequence atGTCTACCactgttaataataatgaagccTCTAGTAGCAATACCTCTGCCTATAATAGCGCTGAATCCTTTGATTTAAGAATGAAGTCAATGGAGGATCAAATCAACAACCTTTCCTTAGCCTTTACAAGATTCATGAAAGAACCTATGTTCTCATCTAATACCAATTCACGTAGCTAA
- a CDS encoding hypothetical protein (Slime mold (D.discoideum) transposon DIRS-1, complete, clone SB41): protein MLHQVATISSLQMVPTTVFRRTRSKLTSRWTSVPPQTSLERIGSSKLLSRGCKWINSPSASKFQADAKPIPISIPEGPKSDCITKEVQDLLLDDAIEQVLPNRYSKRVFYSNVFMVPKPGTNLHRPVLDLKRLNSYINNQSFKMEGIKNLPSMVKQGYYMVKLDIKKAYLHVLVDPQYRDLFRFVWKGSHYRWKTMPFGLSTAPRIFTMLLRPVLRMLRDINVSVIAYLDDLLIVGSTKEECLSNLKKAMDLLVKLGFKLNLEKSVLEPTQSITFLGLQIDSVSMKLLVPKEKKKVSSKK, encoded by the coding sequence ATGTTGCATCAGGTAGCAACAATATCAAGTCTGCAAATGGTACCAACAACCGTTTTCAGAAGAACAAGAAGTAAACTTACCAGTAGGTGGACGTCTGTTCCACCACAAACAAGTTTGGAAAGAATTGGGTCTTCCAAACTTTTGTCAAGAGGTTGTAAATGGATTAATAGTCCATCTGCTTCCAAATTTCAAGCCGATGCTAAACCAATTCCGATTTCAATTCCAGAGGGTCCGAAATCAGATTGCATCACAAAGGAAGTACAAGACTTGTTATTAGACGATGCTATCGAACAAGTACTTCCAAACCGTTATTCAAAGCGCGTTTTTTACTCCAACGTGTTTATGGTTCCAAAACCTGGAACGAATCTACATCGTCCAGTTCTAGATTTAAAAAGGTTAAACTCTTACATCAACAACCAATCATTCAAGATGGAAGGAATCAAGAATCTACCGTCAATGGTCAAACAAGGTTATTACATGGTAAAACTCGATATCAAGAAAGCCTACCTCCACGTGTTAGTAGATCCACAATACAGAGACTTATTCCGCTTCGTGTGGAAAGGTTCGCACTACCGTTGGAAAACAATGCCGTTCGGGTTATCGACAGCTCCTCGTATATTTACAATGCTGTTAAGACCTGTACTTCGAATGTTGAGAGATATCAACGTATCCGTCATCGCTTACTTGGACGATCTATTAATCGTCGGTTCAACAAAAGAAGAATGTTTATCCAACCTCAAAAAGGCAATGGACTTACTTGTCAAACTAGGTTTCAAGTTAAACCTAGAAAAGAGTGTTCTCGAACCAACTCAATCAATTACGTTTCTCGGATTACAAATCGATTCGGTATCAATGAAGCTTCTTGTTCCCAAAGAAAAGAAGAAAGTGTCATCAAAGAAATAa
- a CDS encoding hypothetical protein (Slime mold (D.discoideum) transposon DIRS-1, complete, clone SB41) encodes MKSWEPSTLKVYSSSYTRFRNFCTLNSLNPANITLVVVMDYLTHLFKHKPPLAFSTINGHRSMLNQLLLLRNQTDIVNDPFITKIMTGIHKLRPSSAKYKEIWDANQVFKHLSTIKVIPKYTYTALLNKTLVLCKMFGLARSSDLVKWSFKGLIITPDSIKGPVINAKEQRSGVVSILELTSLDDTNSQVCPVRHLATYLRASKGRRKPHSGDFVFIKNEGEPLQFKSHSTRSAMASLLLSNNVPFHVVKKMGRWKSNDTVDTFYDKRIIGEKSGGFLNTVVQIS; translated from the exons ATGAAGTCTTGGGAACCTTCAACTCTCAAAGTATATAGCTCCAGTTATACAAGATTCCGCAATTTTTGTACTTTGAACTCTTTGAATCCAGCAAACATTACCTTAGTTGTTGTCATGGATTATCTTACACATCTGTTCAAGCACAAACCTCCGTTAGCCTTCTCCACAATTAACGGTCATCGTTCTATGTTGAATCAGTTGTTACTCCTTAGGAATCAAACTGATATTGTTAATGATCCATTCATCACAAAAATTATGACTGGTATTCACAAGTTGCGCCCTTCATCTGCAAAGTATAAAGAGATATGGGATGCAAATCAAGTATTCAAGCACTTATCTACTATCAAAGTCATCCCCAAGTACACATACACTGCGCTATTAAACAAGACACTTGTTCTCTGTAAAATGTTTGGTTTAGCAAGATCATCAGACTTGGTGAAGTGGTCGTTCAAAGGTCTCATTATTACTCCTGACTCAATCAAGGGTCCAGTTATTAATGCTAAAGAACAAAGAAGTGGTGTTGTTTCAATCTTAGAATTAACATCGTTAGATGATACTAACTCTCAAGTATGCCCTGTTCGCCACCTTGCAACATACCTTAGAGCCTCTAAAGGAAGAAGAAAGCCCCATTCGGGTGACTTTGTCTTTATTAAGAATGAGGGTGAACCGCTCCAA TTCAAATCTCACTCTACCCGTTCCGCTATGGCTTCTCTGCTGTTGTCCAATAACGTTCCGTTCCACGTTGTCAAGAAGATGGGTCGTTGGAAATCAAATGATACTGTAGATACCTTCTACGATAAAAGAATCATTGGTGAAAAATCTGGTGGTTTCTTAAATACTGTCGTCCAAAtttcataa
- a CDS encoding UBX domain-containing protein, whose amino-acid sequence MDDTKAEISFDVIYDDLPLPISLPLNATVLDLKNQLEQYTGIPSNHQLILNIPDNAKDNSVLASIDLKNIEMIQIPPEQQSSEKPQDVNTMIERIAVDDDNDDDSNSNNNNNNNNNNNNNNNNNKNNSSNIENSINNVEDDNDDDDDVFMQGSNGYERIGSNLQHNLQHTTHTSTTTNNGITTTTTTTTITTPNGVQQQQQQTTYSTYSNTGSPLLVGNNPTAGLTTASGYVPSPFATNFFPETDQLSAQNLIDFLDQLYYPTFSNDIFQQYSVVVPDSFSGSFKDALNFAKKSGKLVLTYLHSDNQISLSFILDILRSEEVLEFIKENFVFWVAKITPEAESFLFSLVQFESYPIVVTLSNLGSPEILEVSQGCTEKEVFFQNMVNHLTSNQVDLDRVRLEEEENDRARMIVQEQDEAYEESLRADKEKKEKAEKERIDFENKKIEKLSKGALVPEEPAKGPNSTQIVFKLPDDSKLERRFNSDDKIEMLCNYLDGQGCEIDNYQFVTMYPKKVFKKPDFNQTLKEAGLSPQSILNVRSADD is encoded by the exons ATGGATGACACAAAAGCTGAAATTTCGTTTGACGTTATTTATGATGATTTACCATTACCAATTAGTTTACCATTGAACGCCACTGtattggatttaaaaaatcagcTCGAGCAATATACTGGGATACCTTCAAACCATCAgcttatattaaatataccTGATAATG ctAAAGATAATAGTGTATTAGCCTCAATagatttaaagaatattgAAATGATTCAAATACCACCAGAACAACAAAGTTCTGAAAAGCCACAAGATGTAAATACAATGATTGAAAGAATAgctgttgatgatgataatgatgatgatagtaatagtaataataataataataataataataataataataataataataataataataaaaataatagtagtaatattgaaaatagtataaataatgttgaagatgataatgatgatgatgatgatgtttttATGCAAGGATCGAATGGTTATGAAAGAATAGGTAGTAATTTACAACATAACCTACAACACACAACACATACATCCACCACAACAAATAATGgtatcacaacaacaaccaccaccaccactataaCAACACCCAATGGtgtacaacaacaacagcaacaaacAACCTATTCAACATACTCAAATACAGGCTCACCATTGTTGGTGGGAAATAACCCTACAGCAGGATTAACAACTGCATCTGGTTATGTTCCATCTCCTTTTGCAACTAATTTCTTCCCAGAAACTGACCAATTGTCAGCACAAAatttaatagattttttGGACCAACTTTATTATCCAACCTTCTCTAATGATATATTTCAACAGTATTCTGTTGTTGTACCAGATTCATTTAGTGGAAGTTTCAAAGATGCCCTTAACTTTGCAAAGAAAAGTGGCAAGTTGGTTTTAACTTATTTACACAGTGATAACCAAATCTCTCTCTCCTTTATTTTGGATATACTAAGGAGTGAGGAGGTTTTAGAATTCATTAAAGAAAACTTTGTATTTTGGGTAGCAAAAATTACACCAGAGGCTGAATCTTTCCTATTTTCATTGGTACAATTTGAAAGCTATCCTATCGTTGTCACTCTTTCAAATTTAGGTTCACCAGAGATATTGGAAGTATCTCAAGGTTGTACAGAAAAAGAAGTATTTTTCCAAAATATGGTAAATCATTTGACTTCAAACCAAGTAGATTTAGATAGAGTTAGATTAGAAGA agAGGAAAATGATAGAGCCAGAATGATTGTTCAAGAACAAGATGAAGCATATGAAGAATCTTTAAGAGCAGacaaagagaaaaaagaaaaagcaGAAAAAGAAcgtattgattttgaaaataaaaagattgaaaaGCTTAGTAAAGGTGCTTTGGTTCCTGAAGAGCCAGCAAAAGGACCAAATTCTACTcaaatagtttttaaattaccagACGACTCAAAATTAGAAAGAAGATTTAATTCagatgataaaattgaaatg ttaTGTAATTACTTAGATGGTCAAGGATGTGAAATAGATAATTATCAATTCGTTACAATGTACCCAAAAAAAGTATTCAAGAAACCAGACTTTAATCAAACCCTCAAAGAAGCAGGTTTATCTCCgcaatcaattttaaatgttaGATCTGCTGATgattaa
- the gloA gene encoding glyoxylase I, with protein MPRILHTMLRVGNLEKSLQFYIDVLGMKLLRKSENVEYKYTLAFVGYTNEDENAVIELTYNWGVEKYELGTAFGHIAIGVDDVYETVERIRKSGGKVAREAAPVLGGTTVIAFVEDPDNYKIELIQDDQATQGLGK; from the exons ATGCCTCGTATTTTACACACTatg ctcCGTGTGGGTAATTTAGAAAAATCTTTACAATTTTATATTGATGTTTTGGGAATGAAATTGTTGAGAAAGAGTGAAAATGTTGAATATAAAT ATACATTAGCATTTGTTGGATACACTAATGAGGATGAGAATGCAGTAATCGAGTTAACATATAATTGGGGTGTTGAAAAATACGAATTAGGAACTGCCTTTGGTCACATAGCAATTGGAGTTGATGATGTATATGAAACTGTTGAAAGAATTAGAAAGAGCGGAGGTAAAGTTGCAAGAGAAGCTGCTCCAGTTTTAGGTGGAACAACTGTCATCGCTTTTGTTGAGGATCCAGACAACTATAAAATCGAATTGATTCAAGATGACCAAGCCACTCAAGGTCTTggcaaataa
- the 29C gene encoding hypothetical protein — MRFILVLVLILGLVSSSFGINVDKNEVSQTELQSARDFSSFAIGFAEGIEISLTGNLHKCVAAAESSFSEFSNSFHLIDSGLKHKSLGDAKSGLRDFGIGLVDLVKTYQRCGVGKFISEISAISKEVTNETGIIKLIIHEVIDIFHNSHSLTSDFKSAISDCGRGDYTGCGVASGKIVGILMRQ, encoded by the exons ATGAGATTCATTTtagttttagttttaattttgggcTTAGTCTCATCATCATTTGGTATCAATGTTGACAAGAATGAAGTATCTCAAACCGAATTACAATCAGCTCGTGACTTTAGTTCATTCGCTATCGGCTTTGCAGAGGGTATTGAAATTAGTTTG aCTGGTAATCTTCATAAATGTGTTGCTGCAGCCGAATCAAGTTTCAGTGAATTCTCAAATTCCTTCCATTTAATTGATAGTGGTTTGAAACATAAATCATTAGGTGATGCAAAGAGTGGTCTCCGTGATTTTGGTATTGGTTTAGTTGATTTGGTCAAAACCTACCAAAGATGTGGTGTTGGAAAATTCATTAGTGAAATCTCTGCCATTTCAAAAGAAGTTACCAACGAAACTGGTATCATCAAACTCATTATTCATGAAGTCATCGATATTTTCCACAACTCCCACAGTTTAACTTCCGATTTCAAATCCGCCATTTCAGATTGTGGTCGTGGTGATTACACTGGTTGTGGTGTTGCAAGTGGAAAAATTGTCGGAATTTTAATGAGacaataa
- the limD gene encoding LIM-type zinc finger-containing protein: protein MSEVVAPPPPPPAPAPPPPPPVSKSSAPGRSALLGSIEGFSSSKLKKVKTNEKKPADSKPPPSGASSGSIGVSSSKPAGNGPKGFGDIFSGGMPKLRSTKGTAAESTPSTTVSSTNTTSTTTTTTTKPIQTPLKPSAPTATPTAKPSISISKPVVKQSTGVLRPAPVISKAPVISKVSAKPSAPVSKPAGTTSEPTAKPTPPVTNTSSSSSSSSSSSPPKPVIDIPPPIQKPSHDSNGPQPSANDSGVVSEHTILPGDGTKHTPTNTITTTATSTTVKHTPTTTTHTTSSSSSSTTTAPPKVTTTSNISKPAGGTPANWVKPGSGPISPIGKVVQSASVQVAPPKKVVTSSATPTMKPAPVVSSAKKPAAVNASTPAPVPASSTIPANTSNPTTPTNTSSPKTPAVFNIPPPIAKPQPNNENNDAKPTPSPVPIPPPTIPKEPEHKHTHSAPTPAPEIQHQHQHQQHQHQHQQKTTATNHIHKEQDSHKPNPPPISHQNSSNSLNKSPRKLDGENGELVCARCGGGIEGNHFKALDQAWHIEHFTCVECNTGIQNFVSHEGQPFCEVCYDRKFVVHKICNVCEKPIYGTVVSAMNNTFHSECFVCSNCHSSFPDNEFYQYESKPWCATCIQNITKTKYEKCDQCHQEIDSKSDGVIKVLGSKYHNNGKCFVCRGCQTVFPNLNYYEIENQPMCYDCAIKH from the exons ATGTCTGAAGTAGTTGCACCtccacctccaccaccaGCACCAgcaccaccacctccaccacctGTAAGCAAATCATCCGCTCCAGGAAGATCAGCTTTATTGGGTTCCATTGAAGGTTTTAGTTCAagcaaattaaaaaaagttaaaacaAACGAAAAGAAACCTGCTG ATTCAAAACCACCACCTTCAGGAGCTTCATCAGGATCAATTGGAGTTTCATCATCTAAACCAGCTGGAAATGGACCAAAAGGCTTTGGTGATATATTTTCAGGAGGAATGCCAAAATTAAGAAGTACAAag ggaaCTGCAGCAGaatcaacaccatcaacaactGTATCATCAACAAACACTACttccacaacaaccaccacaacaacaaaaccaatTCAAACTCCACTCAAGCCATCAGCACCAACCGCAACACCAACTGCAAAACcatcaatatcaatttcaaaaccaGTTGTTAAACAATCTACAGGTGTTTTAAGACCAGCACCAGTAATTTCAAAGGCTCCAGTCATTAGCAAGGTATCAGCTAAACCAAGTGCACCAGTTTCTAAACCAGCTGGAACTACATCTGAACCAACTGCCAAACCAACTCCACCTGTCACCAatacttcatcatcatcatcatcatcatcatcgtcatcaccaccaaaacCAGTTATAGatataccaccaccaatccAAAAACCAAGCCATGATTCAAATGGGCCACAACCTTCAGCAAATGATAGTGGTGTTGTTAGTGAACATACAATTTTACCAGGTGATGGTACTAAACATACTCCTACaaatactattactactactgcCACTTCTACAACTGTTAAACATACACCAACCACCACTACTCATAccacatcatcatcatcatcatcaactacTACTGCACCACCAAAAGTTACCACAACTAGtaatatttcaaaaccaGCAGGTGGCACACCAGCCAATTGGGTCAAACCAGGCTCTGGCCCAATATCACCAATTGGTAAAGTAGTTCAAAGTGCATCAGTTCAAGTGGCACCACCAAAGAAGGTTGTTACATCTTCTGCTACACCAACAATGAAACCTGCTCCAGTAGTTTCATCCGCTAAAAAACCGGCTGCTGTCAATGCTTCTACACCAGCACCAGTGCCAGCATCATCCACTATACCAGCTAATACTTCAAATCCAACCACTCCAACTAatacatcatcaccaaaaaCACCTGCAGTTTTCAATATTCCACCACCAATTGCAAAACCTCAaccaaataatgaaaacaaTGATGCAAAACCAACTCCATCACCAGTTCCAATTCCACCACCAACCATTCCAAAAGAACCAGAACATAAACATACTCATTCTGCACCAACACCAGCACCTGAaatacaacatcaacatcaacatcaacaacatcaacatcaacatcaacaaaaaaCAACAGCTACAAATCATATTCATAAAGAACAAGATTCACATAAACCAAATCCACCACCAATTTCACATCAAAACTCATCCAATAGTCTCAATAAATCACCAAGAAAATTGGATGGTGAAAATGGTGAATTAGTATGTGCAAGATGTGGTGGAGGCATTGAAGGAAATCATTTCAAAGCATTAGATCAAGCATGGCATATTGAACATTTTACATGTGTTGAATGTAATACTGGTATCCAAAACTTTGTTTCTCATGAAGGTCAACCATTTTGTGAAGTTTGTTATGATAGAAAATTCGTTGTTCACAAAATCTGTAATGTTTGTGAAAAACCAATCTATGGTACTGTTGTTTCAGCAATGAATAATACTTTTCATTCAGAATGTTTTGTATGCAGCAATTGCCACTCTTCTTTCCCAGATA atgaattttatcaatatgaAAGTAAACCATGGTGTGCAACATGTATTCAAAACATAACTAAAACAAAATACGAAAAATGTGATCAATGTCACCAAGAGATTGACTCAAAATCAGATGGTGTCATTAAAGTATTAGGATCTAAATATCACAACAATGGTAAATGTTTCGTGTGTCGTGGATGCCAAACTGTTTTCCCAAACttaaattattatgaaattgaaaatcaacCAATGTGTTATGATTGTGCTATTAaacattga
- the dst3 gene encoding STE20 family protein kinase: MNSDSVENLFISRISKDDPEAIFQIVEVVGSGSFGTVCACRWMKKKDRESNGNRLIACKFVEVNADDVETNLNLVKEIDILKESMDCPYIVEYKGCYLKSSMLLIVMEYCKGGSLLDIIELCGKRLIEEEIAAVCAGVVKGLVYLHSKRTTHRDIKAGNVLLDEEGLPKLADFGVSTIAEQGQKMNTVIGSPYWMAPEIIMGQGYDQKADIWSLGITAIEIAELVPPRFDVPPSRVIFTIPHQPPPSLKIPSDWSPEFNDFVKQCLSMNPALRPSAQQLLSHPFILKGSSQQILQKLVNESIPLLKEKRAEKIRQLEEQEQQRNSSGSKMVSSVPTRASQALTNVRNAESLKGSVVILNSNTKTASIMRNKNPQPPPPSHSSGAGGAAGSTRRVPGNKSVLNRYPPANNVSNGTIAPSPINNNNNNNNTTTKVGKVSSPFLQQQQQQQQQNNNKNPPPKPTTPSPNKKIGDNISKTTPTTPTTTQPNTSTTTKTGSSLNIKPTNNVNRSTISIGQQKSPLQSSEREASYDEESVSVIYHGSEDEEDEEEFNHEDYEEINVNI, encoded by the coding sequence atgaattcagATTCggttgaaaatttatttatttcaagaATATCAAAGGATGATCCAGAAGCAATATTTCAAATTGTAGAAGTAGTTGGATCAGGATCATTTGGTACAGTTTGTGCATGTAGATGGATGAAAAAGAAGGATAGAGAATCCAATGGCAATAGATTGATAGCATGTAAATTTGTAGAGGTTAATGCAGATGATGTAGAGACCAATTTGAATTTAGTGAAAGAGATTGACATTTTGAAGGAATCAATGGATTGTCCATACATTGTAGAGTATAAAGGTTGTTATTTAAAGTCATCTATGCTTTTAATTGTTATGGAATATTGTAAGGGTGGTTCATTATTGGATATTATAGAGTTATGTGGTAAAAGATTGATAGAGGAAGAGATTGCAGCAGTTTGTGCAGGTGTTGTAAAGGGATTGGTTTATCTTCATTCAAAACGTACCACTCATCGTGATATCAAAGCTGGTAACGTTTTATTGGACGAAGAAGGTTTACCTAAATTAGCCGATTTCGGTGTATCAACGATCGCTGAACAAGGTCAAAAAATGAACACTGTTATTGGTTCACCCTATTGGATGGCACCAGAGATCATTATGGGTCAAGGTTATGATCAAAAGGCTGACATTTGGTCATTGGGTATCACCGCAATTGAAATCGCCGAATTGGTACCACCAAGATTCGATGTACCACCTTCACGTGTAATCTTTACCATACCTCATCAACCACCACCTTCCCTTAAGATACCCTCTGATTGGTCACCAGAGTTTAATGACTTTGTTAAGCAATGTCTCTCAATGAATCCTGCACTTCGTCCTTCTGCTCAACAATTGTTAAGTCATCCTTTTATTCTCAAAGGTTCCTCTCAACAAATTCTACAAAAATTAGTCAATGAATCAATACCTCTACTCAAAGAGAAGCGTGCTGAAAAAATTAGACAACTcgaagaacaagaacaacaaagaaatagtagtggtagtaaaaTGGTCTCAAGTGTACCAACTAGAGCCTCTCAAGCTTTAACAAATGTTAGAAACGCTGAATCTTTAAAGGGTTCTGTTGTCATcttaaattcaaatacaaaAACCGCTTCCATCATGCGTAACAAAAatccacaaccaccaccaccttcTCATAGTAGCGGTGCTGGTGGTGCTGCTGGTTCAACAAGAAGAGTGCCTGGTAATAAAAGTGTTTTAAATAGATATCCACCTGCAAATAATGTTAGCAATGGAACTATAGCTCCCTCtcctattaataataataataataataataatactactactaaGGTTGGTAAAGTAAGCTCTCCTTtccttcaacaacaacaacaacaacaacaacaaaataataataaaaatcctccaccaaaaccaacaacaccatctccaaataaaaaaattggtgaTAATATATCGAAAACTACTCCAACAACTCCAACTACAACACAACCCAATACCTCAACTACTACCAAAACTGGAAGtagtttaaatattaaaccaACTAATAACGTAAATAGAAGTACCATTAGTATAGGTCAACAAAAATCACCACTTCAAAGCTCTGAAAGAGAGGCATCATATGATGAAGAAAGTGTTAGTGTTATTTATCATGGTAGTGAGGACGAAGAAGATGAGGAAGAGTTTAATCATGAAGATTATGAAGAAATTAAtgttaatatataa
- the spg1 gene encoding small GTPase: MSEEQFTGSSDTKKNNVVVKVGMVGDSQIGKTSLMVKYVEGTFDEDYIQTLGVNFMEKTISIRGTEITFSIWDLGGQREFVNMLPLVCNDAVAILFMFDLSRKSTLNSVKEWYRQARGFNKTAIPFLIGTKFDVFATKPIEEQEEITKQARKFASAMKSPLIFCSTSHSINVQKIFKIVISKAFDLNCTIPKVVGVGEPLLEY; the protein is encoded by the coding sequence atgtctGAAGAACAATTTACAGGATCATCAGAtacaaaaaagaataatgtCGTTGTTAAGGTTGGTATGGTAGGAGATTCACAAATCGGTAAGACATCATTGATGGTAAAATATGTTGAAGGTACATTTGATGAAGATTATATTCAAACATTGGGTGTTAATTTTATGGAgaaaacaatttcaattcGTGGTACAGAGATCACATTCTCAATTTGGGATTTGGGTGGCCAAAGAGAGTTTGTAAACATGTTACCATTGGTTTGTAATGACGCCGTTGCCATTTTGTTTATGTTTGATTTATCTAGAAAGTCCACTTTAAACTCTGTCAAAGAATGGTATAGACAAGCAAGAGGTTTCAATAAAACTGCCATTCCATTCCTCATTGGTACCAAGTTCGATGTCTTTGCCACTAAACCAATCGAAGAACAAGAGGAAATTACCAAACAAGCTCGTAAATTCGCTTCTGCCATGAAATCACCTCTCATCTTTTGTTCAACTTCTCACTCTATCAAtgttcaaaaaatttttaaaattgtaatcAGTAAAGcctttgatttaaattgtaCTATACCAAAAGTTGTAGGTGTCGGTGAACCACTTTTAGAAtattaa